The Patescibacteria group bacterium region AGGCAGGAAGCTTTCAGTTTCGTCCGGTCTTTCGGCTTGTGGTGGGTAGTTGTCAGGATCGATGATGCGATCCAGAATCTGGTGGATTTCTTTGAAGATGCGGTTGTATTCGCTGGGATCAGCGATGTTTTTCAGCTCAGATTCAAAAACCTGCAAGCTGGTTAAAAAATAGTGGGCTTCCAGGCGGTCGGAAGAACCGATTTTTTCTGCTAATTTTAGCAGACAATGAAGCATGATGACACAGTAGTTCTCATCAGCTTGGCATTTCCGGATGTATTTAGCGGATTTGCTAAAAAACTTTGCTGTTTTAGCCATGTTAATGGGTTTATATCAGGTTGGTGATTTCAAGGAGCAATAAACCAGTATAACTATTTTATTTATTTTAGTCAAGGATATAGGAATTTAAAAAACTTTTAACCGTTATATGAATCCAGATATTTAAAAAATTATGAACTTTTATGGAGTCGGAGGGTCGGCGCTAATCCTCATCGTAACGAAACTTGAAGTTTCGCCCCGCAGTAGAGCCTTTCTGCATTTCAACCCCGTAAGAGTTCATAATCTATTTTAGAGTAGCAGATTTTTTTGGCAAAATCAAGCTCGGGTATTTAAATCTTTAATAATCCTTACTAACTCTGCCTGCTTACCTGGTTGGAACAGAATATCTTGGCTAGTCGTCAGCTCAGGAATGCCGCCGATACTAGAGGCGATGACTGTTAGGCCGATCTGCTTGGCTTCATAGATGACACTCGGAGAGTTTTCATAGACTAGAGAGGGAACCACCAGATAGTCGCTATTTCGCATCAGTTCCTTTACCTTTTCTTCTTTGTAGGGGAAGAATACGATATCGGCCCTATTTTTTACCATCTCTTTAAGATGCTTTTCTTCCTGTCCGTCGCCGATAATTATTAGCTCTCCTTTTTTATCTGCTTCCAGCCAGGCTTTAATGAGTAGCTCTAGGCCTTTGTGCTTTTCTAATTGGCCGACATAAAGGAATCTTTGCTTGTCTTGATTAATATCTTTTTTTTCTCTTGGGGTTTGGTTAAGAGGAAAGTTCGGTCTTACTATCTTTTCCGATTTTCTGAAGAAACCGCGCTGACTATGGATTTCAATTAGCCACCTAGAAGGTGAAACTATTTTATCTGCCCCTTGAAAAAGATAACGAGTAATTACTTGGTATATCTTGGCGCCCAGGGAATCGATAATCTTTTCTTGGCCGAAGTACATCAAGCCGCTAGGGTGGAGAAGCTGGATGTCGTGTAGATAATGTTCATGTTTTATCCCTAATTTTTTTATCAGCCTAGGAATTTGATAGCCTAGACCCATTAGGTTATGGCTAATGGCTAGATCAGGTTTTTCTTTTTTGAGGATTTTTTTGATTTGATAGTATTTATGGAGATTAAATAAGTTTATCATTTGCCAAAATAGGCGAAAGGCATAGCTATATTTGTGCAGTTCAGGAAAAAGGGAATTAAGCTCGTAGATGCTATATCGAATATTTATGGCTTTTTCTTGGCCCTTAGCTTTCGTGGCCACAAAAAAAACCTCGTGGCCCTGATCAGTCAGGTCTTGGGCCATTTTTTGGGCGACTTTTTCCGCGCCGCCGCGCTGATAGAGGCTATTTAAAATGGCGATTTTCATAAATATATTAATCAAACAACCCAAGTATCTGGTTGGCCATTAATCTAAGGTCATACTTATTCTCGGCTAATTTCCGAGCGGCTCGGCTCATATTTTCCCTTTGTTTTTCATCACTTAAGATCATCTGAATTTTATTTTGTAAATCAGAAATATCCCCTGGTTCTATCAGATAGCCTTCTTGCTTATCAGAGAAGACGCTCCTTACGCCCGGCAGATTAGAAGCAATAACTGGCGTGCCACAGGCTAGAGCTTCGATTAGGACCAAGCCGAAGGCTTCGTTTCTGTTAATCGAAGGCAGGACTAAAACCGCCGCGCCTTGGAAGGCTTTGATCAAATCATGTCCTCCCAGTTTGCCCAAGAACTTAACCTTATCTCTGATTCCTAATTCTGAAGCTAATTGTTCATATTGGGGCCGCAGTTCGCCCTCACCGCAGATTTTAAGGATGAATCTGTCATCTTTGAGACGGCTGAAAGCGGTAATCAGCTTATCCACCCCTTTGAAATAATGGGCTCGATCTAAGCCGCCAACGAAGAGGACGCTGAGCTGATGATGGTTGATAAAATTATCACTGACGAATTTGATGATATTCCGGCTGGCGGCGATCAGTGGGTTTTCCGGTTCGCTTTTTAGGATATCGGGCTTGAATTTTTCCAGATCAACGCCGAAAGGGATTTCTCGGAATTTTTCTGGATACTTCTGATATATATCTTTTATCGAACTGTTTTTCAGGTAATCAAAACTGGAGCAGATTATCTTATCCGCTTTTTTAAACAGGGAAGAGCGCAGGAGCTTAGCCGGCCCGGCCGCTATTTTAAGGAGGGGCGAGTCGAAATCAACGTCCATGTGATAGTGGATTATCAGTTTAGTTTTTTTGTTGAAAATCTTAAAGAGCCAGACCAATTCGCTGGCACCGAAGAAAGGATAGTGCAGATAGATATAATCAAAACGCCCCAGTTGGCTAAGGAGCTGGGGTGAAAAAGCGCTATGGCCGTAACGGAGCCAGGGTTTTAGATTGTCGGGATAGAAATTGGCTAGCTCGTACCGGCTGGAAATAATTTGTCCGATTTGGAAAGCGCTATTGCCGATGCCGCCAGCATATGGCGGCCAAGCGCAGACCAACTGGGCGATTTTCATAGTTTATTATCCTGAGCTTTTTCCCGGACCAAGGTCGCCAGGTTGTTTTCTAGCTTGGCAAGCTTGAGACGGAGGCGGAAAAGCAGGTAGAAGAGGGTAATGACTGCCAGGTAGATTAAGAAGTTAATGCCTGAGCCGGAAAATCCTAGATTATTAACCAAGCGGTCGATCGGCTTGATGAAAACGATGGCCAGACCGGCGATAATCCAAAAAATAAGCCAGAGAGCCAATTCATTCTTAGAGATACTATCTTGCCGCCTTTGTTTGAGCAGGCGGCCGATGAAGAAAACAATGATTACTAAGGCGAGTATTTGTTGCCACATATTTTTATTTGATGATTTTTTGGATAATCAGGTCTTTGATGATTCGTAATCCGCCGGAAAAATTTTGCCCGAATTCATGATAGGTGACGGTAATCGGCACTTCCTTGACTCTCAGCTTATGGCGGAAGGTCTCGACGATATATTCGCTACAATGAGCTTTGCCGTTTTGCCTGATCTTTATAGTCTGTGCCGCTTGGCGGCTCAAAGCCCGGAAACCGCTTTGCGGGTCGCTGAGGTTTACGCCTAAGAGCCGGTTGACGAAGCGGGCGAGCGGGATGATGATATTTTTTTTAACGAAAGGCAGATTGGATTTCTTACCCAAGAAGCGGGAGCCGAAGACCACATCCGCTTCATTGTTAATGATGGGAGCGATTACTTCCGGGATTTCAGATGCGGCGAACTGGTCGTCGGCATCAAAGTGGACGATAATATCGGCCCCTAATTTCAGGGCATAGCTGGTGCCGGTCTGCAGGGCGCCGCCTTGGTCGAGGTTGACGCTATGGCGCAAGACTTTAACTCCGCTGCTTTTGGCGATATTATAGGTTTGATCTTTAGAACAATCGTCAACGATGACAATGTCGTCTACCAAGGGCTTGACCTTGTCTATGACCCTAAGGATCCGTTCGGCTTCATTATAGGCCGGAATGACGCAGATTACTTTCATAGCTATAGTTTTAGCATTTCTTCCACTGATATTAATCCGTTTTTCAATTTTAGTAAAGCGTCTGCCAGCAGGGATTTTTTGTAATCCGGGCCGACCAGCTCGAACAGGGCGACCCTTAAGTCGTTGTCTGGATTTTGGCAGTGGCGGCAACCGCGGGTCTCATAGACGAACTTCGGCAGGTGGGGACCGATCTGTTTATATTTATGGCTTAATAAGCTGATATCAGAGGCGTTAAGACTTCGCTTGTATAAGCATTTAGGGCAATTCCTTTTGACCAGTCTTTGGCTGATGATCAGTTTTAAGTTTTCCTTAATTAGGCGGGCTGAACCGTGTTCTTTAAGCTCTTTAGCGACGTTAGCCGCTCTTTCCGCCTTCAGGCCGGCGAGGACTAAGCGGCCGCTGTGAGCCGCCTGGAGGGCTAGCGGCCAGATTTCCGGCTGGGATACTTCCATCAGGGCGATTACCTCAGAATCGTGGCGCAATAGGCGTTCCAGGGTTTTTTGGTAGTTCGCCTTATTGGCTTGCTTGATCAGCATCTGGTTGATTCCTTTGATCTTTAACTCCAAAAAATTTTCTAAAGTATAAATATTCAAGTGTTCAGCATTTAAGTGGTTGAGCAGGGAGTATAGGCTTTGGGATAAGCCCTGGTTGAAGGGAGCACTGACGATAATCAGGCCGGAGCGAGCTTTGAGGGTTTTTTTAATGAAGTTCAGGTCGGCCTTTTCTAAACCTAGACCGGTCAAGGGGCGGAGCTGCGGTTTCTTGTTGATGAAGTTGATGATTATTCTTTGGTTCTCGCCCTCCTTGATGGCGGTGATATAGAAAGTCCATTCCTTATCTCGATGCCTGATCTTATAGTATTTATTAATCCCCAGGGTCTTGCCAGACAGGCTCATGATTTCTTGGAGGTCGGCTAAAAGGGCGGCTTGCCGTTTAGGCGATAAGCGCCACTCGTGCTTGTTCAAACCGAGCTCGTCTCCGGAGATGATAGTCCCATCCGGTCCGGATTCAATTATCAGATTCTTCAATCCCTGCCAATTAGCATAATGACAGAGATGCTTGATAATTTTCGCCTGCATGTTCTTGGGTTCAAGCCGGTCTAAACGCAAAATAGGCCCTTAAACCTGGCTTGAGAATTTTTTTATATATTAGTCAATCTATCTTGATTATAGCATTATTTTATATTATGTTGAAATGTGTTAGAATTAAGGAGTAAAGAATAATTTTATGTTATATTTTTCTAAAGTCTATAATTATCTGGCTGATTTTAGGGTTAATTTCAAGAAGTCTTTCAAGCTGGTTTTCGCTCCGAAGATCTTCAAGCTTTATCTGATCTTAACTCTGGTTTGGCAGATACTAGCTTGGTATATTTCCGTCTATGTCTACCGTAACCTGAGCGGCCGTTTATTAATCCTCCATTATAACGTCGACTTCGGCACCGACCTGATTGGCGCTCCGATTCGCGTTTTTGGCGGGCCCTTGTTTGCTTTATTGATATTTCTAGTTAACGCCGTCTTCGCTCTGAGCTTAAATCGTCGCCAGGCGGCTTCGTTTCTAAACCATCTACTAATCGCCGGGGCCATGGTTTTAAATCTTTTTGTCCTAATCGCCCTCTTTACTATCTATCTAAGTAATTTCCGCTAACCGATTATCTTTTATGTTGGAATTTAATCTGATAAAAATCCTTTTATTATCTACGGTGGCCTTTATCTTCGCTATGCTGGTGACGCCTATTCTGGCTCATTTTTTATATAAGTATAAATTGGGCAAGAAGATCAGGAATAATGGCTCGACTCCGATATTTTCCAAGCTTCATGCCCATAAGACCGGCACGCCGACTATGGGCGGAGTCTTGATCTGGGGGACGGTCCTGATCTTTGCTTTGTTATTTTCCTTCTTGCCCAAGATAATCCCTGGCGATTTTTTCCAGCATCTTAACTTTCTTTCCCGAGCGGAGACCCTCCTGCCTTTAGGGGCTTTGGTAATCAGCGCCTTAATCGGTTTGTTCGACGATTGGCTTGATGTCAGAGGTAAAGGGGTTTTGGGCGGCGGCGGCTTAAAATTAAGACATCGGCTCTTGATTTATACTCTGATTGCCATCGCGGGCGCTCTTTGGTTTTATTTCAAATTAGATTGGACGGTTTTCCATGTGCCGTTTTTAGGGAACTTCGAAATCGGTGCTTGGTATATCCCGATTTTCATTTTTATCATTGTGGCTACCTCTTTTTCCGTTAATGAGACGGACGGCTTGGACGGTTTAGCCGGCGGTACCTTGCTTTTGGCCTTTGCCGCTTATGGCATCATCGCTTTTTCCTTGGGCCGTTATGATTTAGCCACTTTCTGCGGCGTCATTATCGGCGCCCTTTTAGCCTTCTTATGGTTCAATATCCCGCCCGCCCGTTTTTATATGGGGGATACCGGAGCGATGAGTCTGGGGGTCACCCTAGGCATAATCGCGATGCTCACCAATAATGCTTTGCTCCTGGTCTTTATCGGCGCCATCTTCTTGGTTGAATCCGCTTCGGTGATTATCCAGACCCTGTCTAAGCGTTTGCGCCACAAGAAAGTTTTCCTATCGTCGCCTATCCATCATCATTTTCAAGCCATGGGTTGGCCAGAATCCAAGATTGTCATGCGTTTTTGGGTCCTGTCCGGATTAGGCGTGGCTTTAGCTTTGATTATATTTTTATTGGATAAGCAGTTTTAAATAATGTTTAAGAAACTTAGAAAGCAATTTTCCACCAAAGGCCGCCGTGAAGTCGACAAAAACTTAATGGTCGCCGTTTTTATTTTGCTGATTTTTGGCCTAGTCATGCTATCAAGCGTGTCTTCAGTCGCCTCTTACGCCAAGTATGGCAATGCCTATCATTTTTTGTTCAAGCAGGTCATAGCCGTCCTGATCGGTCTCGGCCTCTTTTTTATTTTTTCCCGTTTGGATTACCATATCTGGCGCAAATATGCCGTGATGGCTCTCTTGGCTTCTTTATTTCTTCTTCTGCTGGTTTTTATCCCCGGTATCCGTTCAGAGAGCGGTACGGCTCGGAGCTGGATTAACATTTTCGGCTTTTCTTTCCAGCCGGCTGAGTTAGTGAAGCTGACTTTTTTAGTCTATCTAGCGACTTGGCTAGAAGCTAAAAAGGGACAGCTGAGCAGTTTTGAGGGCGGTTTTTTCCCCTTTATCGTTATTATGGGGGTTATCAGCGTTTTAATGATGGCTCAGCCTGATTTCGGCACCTTGTTTATTATCGCCTTTACTTCGATGGTCGTCTTTTTTGTGGGCGGAGCCAAGTTCAGCCATATTGTTATCATTCTGCTCTTGGCGGCGCTAATGATATTTTTAATGTTGAGCCTCAAATCTTCCTATCGCGATGACCGTTTCAAATGCCTTAAGGATCCTGGTTATAGCCCGCAGGATAAATGCTATCAAATCAACCAATCTTTGATTGCCGTCGGTTCGGGTGGCTGGTTAGGCCGAGGTTTGGGCCAGAGCCGGCAGAAATTTCTCTACCTGCCGGAGGTTTGGAGCGATGCTATCTTTCCGATCATTGCCGAGGAGATCGGTTTCATCTTCTGTGTTCTCTTAATCCTGTTATTCTTCTTTATCTTCTATCGCGGCCTCATGATTGCGCGCGGAGCACCGGATGCTTTCGGTCGTTTACTGGCAACCGGTGTCGTGTCCTGGCTAGCGGTTCAGACTTTTTTAAATATCGGCGGCATGATTAATCTGATACCTATGACCGGCGTGCCTTTGCCTTTCATTTCGGCCGGCGGCACGGCCGTCTTATCAGCTTTAATCGGCATTGGCCTGCTTGCTAGCATCAGTCGCCAGGCTAAGCTTTAGTCTATGTCTTTAAATGCAATAAAACCAAAGATAATCCTCTCGGGTGGCGGCACCATGGGTTCGGTTACGCCGCTTCTGATCCTGGCTGATGACCTTAAAGAGCGTTATGACTTTATTTTTGTCGGCACGACCAGCGGGGTGGAAAGGGAAATAGTCTCCAAGATAGCCTATCTGAAATACCAGCCGATCTTGAGCGGGAAGTGGCGGCGCTATTTTTCTTTTGCCAATCTTTGGGATCTTTTCAAGGTCATATTAGCTTTCTGTCAGTCGCTTTTTATCTTGTTCAAACTCAAACCAGCTTTGGTTATAAGCGCCGGTGCCTATGTCTCCGTGCCTTTGGCTTGGGCGGCCTATTTCTTGAAGATTCCGGTTTTGATCCATCAGCAAGATGTCCGGCCCGGCTTAGCTAACCGCTTGATGGCGCGGACTGCCCGGGTGATTACCACGGTTTTTGAAAAGTCGGTTCAGGATTATGGCACGAAAGCGGTCTGGGTGGGCAACCCGATTCGAAACTTGGATTTGGAAAGCGCCCAGCAGGTCATCAAAGCCTTCCAGATTAAAGATAACCGCCCCCTGCTCTTGGCTTTAGGCGGCGGCACCGGTTCCCAGTCCTTGAACCAATTGCTTGCAAACAGTTTAGAGGAGCTTACCTCATTCTGTCAGGTCATCCACATTACCGGGGCTAACAAGCAGCTAGTCCAATCGCTGTCTGATAATTATCAGTCATATGAATTCTTGCCTCACGAGAAGCTTTTAGCTTTGTTGTCTCGGGCTGATTTAGTTTTGTCTCGAGCCGGTTTAGGGGTACTGACGGAATTATCCAGTTTAGGCAAGCCGACCTTGCTCATGCCGATGCCTGCTTCCCATCAGGACGATAATGCTGATTATTTCGCTGAGCGCCAGGCCGCCCTGGTGTTAAGAGGTGAAGATTTGCGGCCGGAGCATCTGGTGGATAAAGTCAGACAGCTTCTATCTAACCATGAGCTCAGGGAGAACTTGAGCTATAATATCAAACGCGTTTTGCCGTCCGGAGCCAATGAGTCTTTGCGGCTCATCATTATCGGCTTGGCGGAAAATTCTCAGGGTAAATAAGATGATTAGGAAACAGAAAAAAAATAAATATTATTTCATCGGCATCAAGGGCGTGGGCATGACTATGTTAGCCCAGTTTTTGCATCAGTCCGGCCAAGAAATTATCGGTTCGGATGTAGCCGAGACTTTTTTGACCGATCGGGTGTTGAAAAAAGAAAAAATTAAAGTATTCAGCCCCTTTAATATTAAGAATATTCCGGCCGCCCCAGATGTCATTGTCCATTCTTCCGCTTTTACGCCTAAGAATAATCCAGAATTGGCATTCATTGCGCAAAATCGGGAGCGATTTAAGTCCTCTAGGCTCTTGAGCTATGCTGAAGCCCTGGGAGAAATATTCAGCCAGCATCGCGGCTTGGCGGTCTGCGGCAGCCATGGCAAGACGACGACTTCGGCTTGGTTGGGCTATGTCTTATGGCGTTCTGGTTTGGGCCCCAAGGTTTTAGTCGGTTCTCGGGTGCCGCAATTTCATGATAGCAGCGCCCTCTTCGGCGCTAGTCGTTATTTTGTTGCCGAGGTCGATGAGTATCAGAATAAGCTCCAGTATTTTTTTCCTTATGGCGTGATTTTGAATAATATTGAATATGATCATCCGGATTTTTTTAAGACGGAAGCCGACTATGTCCGAGTTTTTGCTGATTTTATCAAGAAGATTCCTAAACCGGGATTCTTGGTGGCCAATGAGGATGATAAGCAGATCAGGAAGATTAAGACTAAGAATCCTGGCCGCTATTTCCCCTATCGCTTGAAAGAGGTGAAGGATGTCCGCTATCAGCGCGGTCTGACCAGTTTCAAGTTCCGGTCTTGGGGTGAATTTAGGATCCGTCTCCAGGGTGAACATAACATCTCTAACGCCTTAGCGGTTATTTTAAGCGCGCGGGTCTTGGGCGTGCCTTTGGTTAAGATTAAAAAATATCTGCTCGAGTTTAAAGGGACGGCGCGACGAGCCGAAGTCCTAGGGAAATATAGGGGGGCTTTGATTATTGATGATTATGCCCATCACCCGACAGAGATTAAAGCGACTTTAAAAGCTTTGAGGAATGCCTATCCTCGTCAAAATATCATCACCCTTTTTCATCCCCACACCTATACCCGGACCAAGGCTCTGTTTCGAGATTTTGCCGAGAGTTTCCGGGATAGCGATGAACTCTTTATTTTAGACATCTATGGTTCAGCGCGGGAGAAGCAGGGAGGAGTTTCTAGCCAGCAGTTAGCGCGAGCGGTCAGGTCTTTCAATCGCCAGAACGGTATTGAGCAAAAAGTTGGGAATATTCCCCAACTCGAAGAAGCGATTAGTTATTTTAAGAACCAGCTCGGATCGGGCGACCTCTTAGTCCTAATGGGCGCCGGTGATGTCTTCCGGGTGGGGGAGGGTTTGATAAAAGCTAAAGTTTAGCATCTCGTTTTTCTTATTTTAATAGGCCATCTTTTGGCTTTTTTGATTATTTTATTTTTTTTGTAACGTTTAATAATTTTGTTCGTATACTATAGTGTCTTGATATGTCAGATAAACCGAAGCTAAAATTAAATGATTTCACGGCGAAATTCTGGAATCTAATGAAGCCTTTTCACGGGATGATGGGGCGGGTTTTTATTTTGACCTTTATTTTTGAAATCTTGGGTCTGGTTTCTCCTTATATCGTCAAGCTGATCATTGATGCTTTGACTAATTTTTCCGTGGCTGAATTATCTAAGTTGATTAGCCTGCTGCTTATTTTCTTTATCGCCGAACAAGCTAATTCTTTCAGCTATTATGTCCGTGATCGTCAGCTCTTCCGCCTCTTGATCGACATCGAATATCATTTGCCGATCCAGGCTCAGGGGAAACTAATGAACCTGAGCCTCGGTTATCACGAGACGGAAAATACTGGTAATAAGATAATTAAGACCGAGCGGGGGCTCAATAAGATCATCGATCTGATCGGCAACGTTTTTTGGGAAGTCCTGCCAACTTTACTTCAGTTGGTCTTGACC contains the following coding sequences:
- a CDS encoding glycosyltransferase; amino-acid sequence: MKIAILNSLYQRGGAEKVAQKMAQDLTDQGHEVFFVATKAKGQEKAINIRYSIYELNSLFPELHKYSYAFRLFWQMINLFNLHKYYQIKKILKKEKPDLAISHNLMGLGYQIPRLIKKLGIKHEHYLHDIQLLHPSGLMYFGQEKIIDSLGAKIYQVITRYLFQGADKIVSPSRWLIEIHSQRGFFRKSEKIVRPNFPLNQTPREKKDINQDKQRFLYVGQLEKHKGLELLIKAWLEADKKGELIIIGDGQEEKHLKEMVKNRADIVFFPYKEEKVKELMRNSDYLVVPSLVYENSPSVIYEAKQIGLTVIASSIGGIPELTTSQDILFQPGKQAELVRIIKDLNTRA
- a CDS encoding glycosyltransferase family 4 protein; translated protein: MKIAQLVCAWPPYAGGIGNSAFQIGQIISSRYELANFYPDNLKPWLRYGHSAFSPQLLSQLGRFDYIYLHYPFFGASELVWLFKIFNKKTKLIIHYHMDVDFDSPLLKIAAGPAKLLRSSLFKKADKIICSSFDYLKNSSIKDIYQKYPEKFREIPFGVDLEKFKPDILKSEPENPLIAASRNIIKFVSDNFINHHQLSVLFVGGLDRAHYFKGVDKLITAFSRLKDDRFILKICGEGELRPQYEQLASELGIRDKVKFLGKLGGHDLIKAFQGAAVLVLPSINRNEAFGLVLIEALACGTPVIASNLPGVRSVFSDKQEGYLIEPGDISDLQNKIQMILSDEKQRENMSRAARKLAENKYDLRLMANQILGLFD
- a CDS encoding DUF2304 domain-containing protein — protein: MWQQILALVIIVFFIGRLLKQRRQDSISKNELALWLIFWIIAGLAIVFIKPIDRLVNNLGFSGSGINFLIYLAVITLFYLLFRLRLKLAKLENNLATLVREKAQDNKL
- a CDS encoding glycosyltransferase family 2 protein; translated protein: MKVICVIPAYNEAERILRVIDKVKPLVDDIVIVDDCSKDQTYNIAKSSGVKVLRHSVNLDQGGALQTGTSYALKLGADIIVHFDADDQFAASEIPEVIAPIINNEADVVFGSRFLGKKSNLPFVKKNIIIPLARFVNRLLGVNLSDPQSGFRALSRQAAQTIKIRQNGKAHCSEYIVETFRHKLRVKEVPITVTYHEFGQNFSGGLRIIKDLIIQKIIK
- a CDS encoding ATPase, T2SS/T4P/T4SS family: MQAKIIKHLCHYANWQGLKNLIIESGPDGTIISGDELGLNKHEWRLSPKRQAALLADLQEIMSLSGKTLGINKYYKIRHRDKEWTFYITAIKEGENQRIIINFINKKPQLRPLTGLGLEKADLNFIKKTLKARSGLIIVSAPFNQGLSQSLYSLLNHLNAEHLNIYTLENFLELKIKGINQMLIKQANKANYQKTLERLLRHDSEVIALMEVSQPEIWPLALQAAHSGRLVLAGLKAERAANVAKELKEHGSARLIKENLKLIISQRLVKRNCPKCLYKRSLNASDISLLSHKYKQIGPHLPKFVYETRGCRHCQNPDNDLRVALFELVGPDYKKSLLADALLKLKNGLISVEEMLKL
- the mraY gene encoding phospho-N-acetylmuramoyl-pentapeptide-transferase; amino-acid sequence: MLEFNLIKILLLSTVAFIFAMLVTPILAHFLYKYKLGKKIRNNGSTPIFSKLHAHKTGTPTMGGVLIWGTVLIFALLFSFLPKIIPGDFFQHLNFLSRAETLLPLGALVISALIGLFDDWLDVRGKGVLGGGGLKLRHRLLIYTLIAIAGALWFYFKLDWTVFHVPFLGNFEIGAWYIPIFIFIIVATSFSVNETDGLDGLAGGTLLLAFAAYGIIAFSLGRYDLATFCGVIIGALLAFLWFNIPPARFYMGDTGAMSLGVTLGIIAMLTNNALLLVFIGAIFLVESASVIIQTLSKRLRHKKVFLSSPIHHHFQAMGWPESKIVMRFWVLSGLGVALALIIFLLDKQF
- the ftsW gene encoding putative lipid II flippase FtsW; this translates as MFKKLRKQFSTKGRREVDKNLMVAVFILLIFGLVMLSSVSSVASYAKYGNAYHFLFKQVIAVLIGLGLFFIFSRLDYHIWRKYAVMALLASLFLLLLVFIPGIRSESGTARSWINIFGFSFQPAELVKLTFLVYLATWLEAKKGQLSSFEGGFFPFIVIMGVISVLMMAQPDFGTLFIIAFTSMVVFFVGGAKFSHIVIILLLAALMIFLMLSLKSSYRDDRFKCLKDPGYSPQDKCYQINQSLIAVGSGGWLGRGLGQSRQKFLYLPEVWSDAIFPIIAEEIGFIFCVLLILLFFFIFYRGLMIARGAPDAFGRLLATGVVSWLAVQTFLNIGGMINLIPMTGVPLPFISAGGTAVLSALIGIGLLASISRQAKL
- a CDS encoding UDP-N-acetylglucosamine--N-acetylmuramyl-(pentapeptide) pyrophosphoryl-undecaprenol N-acetylglucosamine transferase, with product MSLNAIKPKIILSGGGTMGSVTPLLILADDLKERYDFIFVGTTSGVEREIVSKIAYLKYQPILSGKWRRYFSFANLWDLFKVILAFCQSLFILFKLKPALVISAGAYVSVPLAWAAYFLKIPVLIHQQDVRPGLANRLMARTARVITTVFEKSVQDYGTKAVWVGNPIRNLDLESAQQVIKAFQIKDNRPLLLALGGGTGSQSLNQLLANSLEELTSFCQVIHITGANKQLVQSLSDNYQSYEFLPHEKLLALLSRADLVLSRAGLGVLTELSSLGKPTLLMPMPASHQDDNADYFAERQAALVLRGEDLRPEHLVDKVRQLLSNHELRENLSYNIKRVLPSGANESLRLIIIGLAENSQGK
- the murC gene encoding UDP-N-acetylmuramate--L-alanine ligase — protein: MIRKQKKNKYYFIGIKGVGMTMLAQFLHQSGQEIIGSDVAETFLTDRVLKKEKIKVFSPFNIKNIPAAPDVIVHSSAFTPKNNPELAFIAQNRERFKSSRLLSYAEALGEIFSQHRGLAVCGSHGKTTTSAWLGYVLWRSGLGPKVLVGSRVPQFHDSSALFGASRYFVAEVDEYQNKLQYFFPYGVILNNIEYDHPDFFKTEADYVRVFADFIKKIPKPGFLVANEDDKQIRKIKTKNPGRYFPYRLKEVKDVRYQRGLTSFKFRSWGEFRIRLQGEHNISNALAVILSARVLGVPLVKIKKYLLEFKGTARRAEVLGKYRGALIIDDYAHHPTEIKATLKALRNAYPRQNIITLFHPHTYTRTKALFRDFAESFRDSDELFILDIYGSAREKQGGVSSQQLARAVRSFNRQNGIEQKVGNIPQLEEAISYFKNQLGSGDLLVLMGAGDVFRVGEGLIKAKV